One window of Pseudomonas sp. FP198 genomic DNA carries:
- the minC gene encoding septum site-determining protein MinC, which translates to MSQTEPLDQDPVFQLKGSMLAITVLELARNDLEGLDRQLAAKVAQAPNFFSNAPLVLALDKLPAGEGSVDLPGLMRVCRQHGLRTLAIRASRIEDIAAAIAVDIPVLPPSGARERVLELSPAEPKKPEKPPEPTIKPTRVITSPVRGGQQIYAQGGDLVVVSSVSPGAELLADGNIHVYGPMRGRALAGVKGDTKARIFCQQLSAELVSIAGQYKVSEDLRRDPLWGAGVQVSLSGDVLNIIRL; encoded by the coding sequence ATGAGCCAAACCGAACCGCTAGACCAAGACCCCGTGTTCCAGCTGAAGGGCAGCATGCTCGCCATTACGGTGCTGGAGCTGGCCCGTAACGACCTGGAAGGCCTTGACCGGCAACTCGCGGCGAAAGTCGCCCAGGCGCCGAATTTTTTCAGCAATGCCCCGCTGGTACTGGCGCTGGACAAGCTGCCGGCCGGTGAGGGCTCGGTCGACTTGCCAGGGCTGATGCGCGTTTGCCGCCAGCATGGGCTGCGCACCCTGGCGATCCGCGCCAGCCGCATCGAAGACATCGCCGCCGCCATCGCCGTGGACATTCCGGTGCTGCCGCCCTCCGGCGCCCGTGAACGCGTGCTGGAGCTGAGCCCGGCGGAACCGAAAAAACCGGAAAAACCGCCGGAGCCGACCATCAAGCCGACCCGTGTGATCACCTCGCCGGTACGCGGCGGACAGCAGATCTACGCCCAGGGCGGCGACCTAGTCGTGGTGTCCTCGGTCAGCCCGGGTGCGGAACTTCTCGCCGATGGCAACATCCATGTATACGGCCCGATGCGCGGCCGTGCGCTGGCCGGTGTCAAGGGTGACACCAAGGCAAGGATCTTCTGTCAGCAGTTGAGCGCTGAACTGGTCTCTATCGCCGGGCAATACAAGGTTTCCGAGGACTTGCGGCGCGACCCGTTATGGGGTGCCGGGGTCCAGGTCAGCCTGTCGGGCGACGTGTTGAACATCATTCGGCTTTAA
- the minD gene encoding septum site-determining protein MinD, whose protein sequence is MAKILVVTSGKGGVGKTTTSAAIGTGLALRGHKTVIVDFDVGLRNLDLIMGCERRVVYDFVNVVNGEANLQQALIKDKRLENLYVLAASQTRDKDALTQEGVEKVLMQLKEDFEFVVCDSPAGIEKGAHLAMYFADEAIVVTNPEVSSVRDSDRMLGLLASKSRRAENGEEPIKEHLLLTRYNPQRVSDGEMLGVEDVKEILAVTLLGVIPESQAVLKASNSGVPVILDDQSDAGQAYSDAVDRLLGKTVEHRFLDVTKKGFFERLFGGR, encoded by the coding sequence TTGGCCAAGATTCTCGTGGTTACATCCGGCAAGGGTGGTGTGGGTAAGACCACCACCAGCGCCGCTATCGGTACCGGCCTCGCCTTGCGCGGCCACAAAACAGTCATCGTCGACTTCGACGTCGGCCTGCGTAACCTCGACCTGATCATGGGTTGCGAGCGTCGCGTGGTCTATGACTTCGTCAACGTGGTCAACGGCGAAGCGAACCTGCAGCAGGCCCTGATCAAGGACAAGCGCCTTGAGAACCTCTACGTACTGGCCGCCAGCCAGACCCGTGACAAAGACGCGCTGACCCAGGAAGGCGTGGAAAAAGTCCTGATGCAACTCAAGGAAGACTTCGAATTCGTGGTCTGCGACTCCCCGGCCGGTATCGAGAAAGGTGCCCACCTGGCCATGTACTTCGCTGACGAAGCGATCGTCGTGACCAACCCGGAAGTCTCGTCGGTACGCGACTCCGATCGCATGCTCGGCCTGTTGGCAAGCAAATCCCGGCGCGCCGAGAACGGCGAGGAGCCGATCAAGGAGCACCTGCTGCTGACCCGCTACAACCCGCAACGCGTCAGCGATGGCGAAATGCTCGGCGTCGAAGACGTCAAGGAAATCCTCGCGGTGACCCTGCTGGGCGTGATCCCGGAATCCCAGGCGGTACTCAAGGCTTCGAACTCCGGCGTGCCGGTCATCCTTGACGACCAGAGCGACGCCGGCCAGGCGTACAGCGATGCGGTCGATCGTCTGCTGGGCAAAACCGTCGAGCATCGATTCCTCGACGTCACGAAGAAAGGTTTCTTCGAGCGCCTGTTTGGAGGTAGGTAA
- the minE gene encoding cell division topological specificity factor MinE: MNLFDFFRANKKPSTASVAKERLQIIVAHERGQRSTPDYLPALQKELVEVIRKYVNIGNDDVHVALESQGSCSILELNITLPDR, translated from the coding sequence ATGAACCTTTTTGACTTCTTTCGTGCCAACAAAAAGCCAAGTACCGCCTCGGTCGCGAAAGAGCGTCTACAGATCATCGTGGCGCACGAACGCGGCCAACGCAGCACCCCGGACTACCTGCCCGCCTTGCAGAAGGAACTGGTGGAAGTGATCCGCAAGTACGTCAATATCGGCAACGATGACGTGCATGTCGCGCTGGAAAGCCAGGGCAGCTGCTCGATCCTGGAACTCAATATCACCCTGCCGGATCGCTGA